A genomic region of Pelodiscus sinensis isolate JC-2024 chromosome 1, ASM4963464v1, whole genome shotgun sequence contains the following coding sequences:
- the LOC102452965 gene encoding ecto-ADP-ribosyltransferase 5 isoform X1, with protein MKMMRSVALSLASLWALAWLETPQVRSQTTVPLGMAPNSFDDQYRGCTEEMEAEIAPRLLEAENARHRLLGSMWGNLSAVWETKKQQLSVPVGFRAEHGIALLVYTNSSVPLYRELNQAVREAGVSRETYMSNFHFKALHYYLTRALQLLRADCGQLSQHELFRGVRSIRFEPNGTGVFRFGQFTSSSLDRAIAEQYGQATFFTLRSCFGTPVEAFSAFPAEREVLLPASEVFQVSRFTREGNRSLFLLHSTNRTCSHYNCAYLGGEKSQECLDNTVAGRSFRVSSDMSPVLLGGIVLLHVAAQKLFASFKLISIF; from the exons ATGAAGATGATGAGGTCGGTGGCGCTCTCCTTGGCTTCTCTTTGGGCTCTCGCCTGGCTGGAAACGCCTCAG GTGAGAAGCCAGACCACTGTGCCTCTGGGGATGGCCCCCAACTCCTTCGATGACCAGTACCGCGGCTGCACGGAGGAAATGGAAGCGGAAATTGCCCCTCGCCTGCTGGAGGCGGAAAACGCCCGACACCGGCTGCTGGGCTCCATGTGGGGAAACCTATCGGCTGTTTGGGAGACTAAGAAGCAGCAGCTTTCTGTGCCCGTGGGCTTTCGGGCCGAGCATGGCATAGCCCTCCTGGTCTACACCAATTCCTCTGTGCCCCTGTACAGGGAGCTGAACCAGGCCGTGAGGGAGGCTGGGGTCTCGCGGGAGACCTACATGAGCAATTTCCACTTCAAAGCCCTCCATTATTACCTGACGCGAGCCCTGCAGCTCTTACGGGCGGACTGCGGCCAGCTGTCCCAACACGAGCTGTTCCGGGGCGTCCGATCCATCCGCTTCGAGCCCAATGGGACCGGCGTGTTCCGGTTCGGACAGTTCACCTCCTCCTCGCTGGACCGGGCGATAGCTGAGCAGTACGGCCAGGCCACCTTCTTCACCTTGCGCTCCTGCTTCGGCACCCCTGTCGAGGCCTTCTCCGCCTTCCCGGCCGAGAGGGAGGTGCTGCTCCCCGCCAGCGAAGTGTTCCAGGTGTCCCGCTTCACTCGGGAGGGGAACCGCAGCCTCTTCCTCCTGCACAGCACCAACCGGACCTGCAGCCATTACAACTGCGCCTACCTCGGGG GAGAGAAGTCCCAAGAATGCCTGGACAACACAG TTGCAGGAAGAAGTTTCAGGGTGTCCAGCGACATGAGCCCAGTACTGTTGGGTGGAATTGTCCTGCTCCACGTTGCAGCTCAGAAACTCTTCGCCAGTTTCAAACTCAtctccattttttaa
- the LOC102452965 gene encoding ecto-ADP-ribosyltransferase 5 isoform X2, which yields MKMMRSVALSLASLWALAWLETPQVRSQTTVPLGMAPNSFDDQYRGCTEEMEAEIAPRLLEAENARHRLLGSMWGNLSAVWETKKQQLSVPVGFRAEHGIALLVYTNSSVPLYRELNQAVREAGVSRETYMSNFHFKALHYYLTRALQLLRADCGQLSQHELFRGVRSIRFEPNGTGVFRFGQFTSSSLDRAIAEQYGQATFFTLRSCFGTPVEAFSAFPAEREVLLPASEVFQVSRFTREGNRSLFLLHSTNRTCSHYNCAYLGGEKSQECLDNTGSRKGFFSKTKRSHPLS from the exons ATGAAGATGATGAGGTCGGTGGCGCTCTCCTTGGCTTCTCTTTGGGCTCTCGCCTGGCTGGAAACGCCTCAG GTGAGAAGCCAGACCACTGTGCCTCTGGGGATGGCCCCCAACTCCTTCGATGACCAGTACCGCGGCTGCACGGAGGAAATGGAAGCGGAAATTGCCCCTCGCCTGCTGGAGGCGGAAAACGCCCGACACCGGCTGCTGGGCTCCATGTGGGGAAACCTATCGGCTGTTTGGGAGACTAAGAAGCAGCAGCTTTCTGTGCCCGTGGGCTTTCGGGCCGAGCATGGCATAGCCCTCCTGGTCTACACCAATTCCTCTGTGCCCCTGTACAGGGAGCTGAACCAGGCCGTGAGGGAGGCTGGGGTCTCGCGGGAGACCTACATGAGCAATTTCCACTTCAAAGCCCTCCATTATTACCTGACGCGAGCCCTGCAGCTCTTACGGGCGGACTGCGGCCAGCTGTCCCAACACGAGCTGTTCCGGGGCGTCCGATCCATCCGCTTCGAGCCCAATGGGACCGGCGTGTTCCGGTTCGGACAGTTCACCTCCTCCTCGCTGGACCGGGCGATAGCTGAGCAGTACGGCCAGGCCACCTTCTTCACCTTGCGCTCCTGCTTCGGCACCCCTGTCGAGGCCTTCTCCGCCTTCCCGGCCGAGAGGGAGGTGCTGCTCCCCGCCAGCGAAGTGTTCCAGGTGTCCCGCTTCACTCGGGAGGGGAACCGCAGCCTCTTCCTCCTGCACAGCACCAACCGGACCTGCAGCCATTACAACTGCGCCTACCTCGGGG GAGAGAAGTCCCAAGAATGCCTGGACAACACAG ggagcaggaaaggattcttttctaaaacaaaacGGTCTCATCCCCTGAGCTAG
- the ART1 gene encoding GPI-linked NAD(P)(+)--arginine ADP-ribosyltransferase 1 — translation MWMATMEHLRPVFVLLVVGVFMESQQGQGFPLGKRDLFPVTEAVLDLAPRAFDDQYKDCAGMMEAELGELNRTEFASNENYAETWLEAASYWKERKDTSNVPQNFKPEYAMAVLAYSSQGPLHMQPLHQEFNAAVREAGRTRDSYLSHFNFKTLHFLLTRALHVLKAAEPARCHQVYRGVRGIRFKAEIRKPVRFGHFTSTSLKNESALRFGQDTFFSIKTCFGANIKNFSFFPDEDEVLIPPFEKFKVTNFTQAQGRTMIQLQSLESSSNHNCEYVKEKRCKTRRCVFNSGMSSFSSGPQHLYLLGGVLLVASALGAPGFL, via the exons ATGTGGATGGCGACGATGGAGCATCTCAGACCAGTTTTTGTCCTCTTGGTGGTTGGGGTCTTCATGGAAAGCCAACAG ggccagggatTCCCCCTCGGCAAGAGAGACCTCTTCCCCGTCACAGAGGCCGTGCTGGACTTGGCCCCCAGGGCCTTCGACGACCAGTACAAGGACTGCGCCGGCATGATGGAGGCTGAGCTGGGGGAGCTGAACCGCACCGAGTTCGCCAGCAATGAGAACTACGCCGAGACCTGGCTGGAGGCAGCCTCCTACTGGAAGGAGAGGAAGGACACTAGCAACGTGCCGCAGAACTTCAAGCCCGAGTACGCCATGGCCGTCTTGGCCTACAGCAGCCAGGGGCCCCTGCACATGCAGCCCCTTCACCAGGAGTTCAACGCCGCCGTGAGGGAGGCCGGCCGCACCCGGGACTCCTACCTCAGCCACTTCAACTTcaagaccctgcacttcctcctgaCCAGAGCCCTTCACGTCCTGAAGGCCGCCGAGCCCGCGCGGTGCCACCAGGTGTACCGCGGCGTCCGGGGCATCCGCTTCAAAGCCGAAATCCGCAAGCCCGTCCGGTTCGGCCACTTCACCTCCACGTCGCTGAAGAACGAGAGCGCCCTGCGGTTCGGGCAGGACACCTTCTTCTCCATCAAGACCTGCTTCGGGGCCAACATCAAGAACTTCTCCTTCTTCCCCGACGAGGACGAAGTGCTGATCCCCCCCTTCGAGAAATTCAAGGTCACCAACTTCACCcaggctcagggcaggaccaTGATCCAGCTGCAGTCCCTGGAAAGCTCCAGCAACCACAACTGCGAGTATGTGAAAG AGAAAAGATGTAAGACCCGAAGATGCGTTTTCAACTCTG gaatGAGCAGTTTCTCCTCCGGCCCACAGCACCTGTACCTCCTCGGTGGAGTCCTTCTGGTGGCCAGTGCGTTGGGAGCACCTGGCTTCCTTTGA